A single Phragmites australis chromosome 4, lpPhrAust1.1, whole genome shotgun sequence DNA region contains:
- the LOC133916549 gene encoding uncharacterized protein LOC133916549, which translates to MALQWMILTWVVATEAVVAALLTLPAPRAVRNQIVALTSLLLHPFASILPFAGFNLLDIYWKKEHRLMCTSEVCTADERIHFEKSIFKAQRNVILCVSACLLYWCICCIVKYNKDIKALQEAEKRLKED; encoded by the exons ATGGCGCTGCAGTGGATGATCCTGACGTGGGTGGTGGCGACGGAGGCCGTGGTGGCCGCGCTGCTCACGCTCCCGGCTCCCCGCGCCGTGCGGAACCAGATCGTCGCTCTGACGTCCTTGCTCCTGCACCCCTTCGCCAGCATACTCCCCTTCGCGGGCTTCAACCTACTTG ATATCTACTGGAAGAAGGAGCACAGGCTGATGTGCACCTCGGAGGTTTGCACCGCCGACGAGCGGATCCATTTCGAAAAATCC ATCTTCAAAGCCCAGAGGAATGTAATCCTTTGTGTTTCGGCATGCCTCCTTTATTG GTGCATTTGCTGTATTGTCAAGTACAACAAGGATATTAAAGCATTGCAAGAGGCTGAGAAGCGCCTCAAGGAAGATTAG
- the LOC133916548 gene encoding iron-sulfur cluster co-chaperone protein HscB homolog: MWRRAKAGPLRHHLTTAASAGRRVRRPPPPPIPTAPSFPASCSSPSRHNLGIFRGTVGAPCRNLSNQAGGGGEEGGECWSCGARGAFLSCGSCGSVQPVDPAIDYFQIFGLKREYNVKDNNLGGKYKDWQKKLHPDLVHTKSEKERGFAAEQSSLVIGAYRTLSRPLSRALYLLQLGGIHVDEEKTISDPELLMEMMEIREAVSDASDSETLEKIQSQIKRMLETWSDSFQEAFDKRDFDRAVEATQRIRYYERAMEETVKKL, encoded by the exons ATGTGGCGCCGTGCCAAAGCCGGGCCGCTCCGCCACCACCTCACCACCGCTGCCTCCGCTGGCCGTCGCGTGCGGCGACCCCCGCCACCTCCTATCCCCACGGCCCCATCCTTCCCCGCCTCTTGCTCTTCCCCGTCCCGCCACAATCTTGGAATCTTCCGGGGTACCGTCGGGGCTCCGTGTCGCAACCTGTCGAACCAggcaggaggtggaggagaagaaggcggcGAGTGCTGGAGCTGCGGAGCAAGGGGCGCGTTCCTCTCGTGCGGGTCCTGCGGGAGCGTGCAGCCCGTCGACCCCGCCATCGACTACTTCCAAATCTTTGGCCT AAAAAGAGAATACAACGTCAAGGATAATAATTTAGGAGGGAAGTACAAGGACTGGCAGAAGAAGTTACATCCCGACCTAGTTCATACTAAATCTGAG AAAGAGAGAGGCTTTGCTGCGGAGCAGTCATCACTTGTGATTGGTGCATACCGCACGCTCAGCAGACCTTTATCAAGGGCATTATACTTG CTTCAACTCGGGGGCATACATGTTGATGAAGAAAAGACTATTAGTGATCCAGAACTTCTTATGGAG ATGATGGAGATACGTGAAGCTGTTAGTGATGCCAGTGATTCTGAAACCCTGGAGAAGATCCAATCTCAG ATTAAGAGAATGCTTGAAACCTGGTCTGATTCCTTCCAGGAGGCATTTGATAAGAGGGACTTTGACCGTGCAGTGGAAGCTACACAGAGAATAAGGTACTATGAACGCGCAATGGAAGAAACTGTGAAGAAGCTTTGA